The following are encoded together in the Paludisphaera mucosa genome:
- a CDS encoding DUF1559 domain-containing protein, translating into MKSNDRRGFTLIELLVVIAIIAVLIALLLPAVQAAREAARRSQCVNNLKQIGLALHNYHSSVGSFPQGQAQSSASLGYAGYAGWTEWGPQAMMLPNMEQTPIYNSINFMYCGGQGDGQNINGTAWTTLISGFLCPSDGNAGKGSVPRGNGPGNTNSYKGSVGTTTARWEQYPGYASCRPDPYNKTGGDPGCSAYSTGVFAYWVVNGLRDITDGSSNTIAFSESLVGDPAGISVNRPNNSVTGVTGATNLVQDASTLADAVLVQSLQACTTAYKSNTNISNSNGARWGWGATTITLFHTIVPPNSKQYPWNSCRPDCGGCGPDDSAYSNAQSNHSGGVNALMADGSVKFIKDSVNLRTWMALGTKAGGEVISSDSY; encoded by the coding sequence ATGAAATCGAATGATCGGAGAGGGTTCACGCTGATCGAGCTTCTGGTCGTGATCGCCATCATCGCGGTCCTGATCGCGCTCCTGCTGCCGGCCGTCCAGGCCGCCCGCGAGGCCGCCAGGCGTTCGCAGTGCGTGAACAACCTGAAGCAGATCGGCCTGGCGCTGCACAACTACCACTCCTCGGTCGGCTCGTTCCCCCAGGGCCAGGCCCAGTCGTCGGCCAGCCTCGGCTACGCGGGCTACGCCGGGTGGACCGAGTGGGGCCCCCAGGCCATGATGCTCCCCAACATGGAGCAGACCCCGATCTACAATTCCATCAACTTCATGTACTGCGGCGGCCAGGGCGACGGCCAGAACATCAACGGCACCGCCTGGACGACCCTCATCAGCGGCTTCCTCTGCCCCTCCGACGGCAACGCCGGCAAGGGGAGCGTCCCCCGCGGCAACGGCCCGGGCAACACCAACAGCTACAAGGGCAGCGTCGGCACCACCACCGCCCGCTGGGAGCAGTACCCCGGCTACGCGAGCTGCCGGCCCGACCCGTACAACAAGACGGGCGGCGACCCCGGCTGCAGCGCCTATTCCACGGGCGTCTTCGCGTACTGGGTCGTCAACGGCCTGCGCGACATCACCGACGGCAGCTCGAACACGATCGCCTTCTCCGAGTCGCTCGTCGGCGACCCCGCCGGCATCTCGGTGAATCGGCCCAACAACTCGGTCACGGGCGTCACCGGCGCGACGAACCTCGTGCAGGACGCCTCGACGCTGGCCGACGCCGTCCTCGTGCAGTCGCTCCAGGCCTGCACCACGGCCTACAAGTCCAACACCAACATCAGCAACTCCAACGGGGCCCGCTGGGGCTGGGGCGCCACGACGATCACCCTCTTCCACACGATCGTCCCGCCCAACTCGAAGCAGTACCCCTGGAACTCCTGCCGCCCCGACTGCGGCGGCTGCGGCCCGGACGACTCGGCGTACTCGAACGCCCAGAGCAACCACTCGGGCGGCGTCAACGCCCTGATGGCCGACGGCTCCGTGAAGTTCATCAAGGACTCGGTCAACCTTCGCACCTGGATGGCGCTGGGGACCAAGGCCGGCGGCGAAGTGATCAGCTCCGACTCCTACTGA
- a CDS encoding DUF1559 domain-containing protein: MKLRKRSGFTLIELLVVIAIIAVLIALLLPAVQSAREAARRSQCVNNLKQIGLGLHNYHQAIGSFPQGQSQATNLENYPGYAGWTEWSAQSLMLPYMEQTPLYNSINFAFCGGYDAGANINGTAWTSLVAGFLCPSDGNAGRGAIPRGTGPGNSNSYRGSIGTTTARWEQWPGYSSCRPDPFNKTGGPPNCNPYSTGVFVYYAVNGLRDITDGSSNTIAFSESLVGDPAGVSVARPNNSITGSGSTNLVQDASTLSDQILAQSLQACTTAYKAGATNGNTNISNANGSRWGWGATTMTLFHTIVPPNSKQYPWNSCRPDCGGCGPDDAAYSNAQSNHSGGVNVLMSDGSVKFIKDSVNMRTWMALGTKAGGEVVGSDSY; encoded by the coding sequence ATGAAATTGCGCAAGCGGTCGGGGTTCACGTTGATCGAACTCCTCGTCGTCATCGCCATCATCGCGGTCTTGATCGCCCTCCTGCTGCCGGCCGTCCAGTCGGCCCGCGAAGCGGCCCGTCGCTCGCAGTGCGTCAACAACCTGAAGCAGATCGGGTTGGGCCTGCACAACTACCACCAGGCCATCGGCTCGTTCCCGCAGGGCCAGAGCCAGGCGACCAACCTGGAAAACTACCCGGGCTACGCCGGGTGGACCGAGTGGAGCGCCCAGTCCTTGATGCTCCCGTACATGGAGCAGACCCCGCTCTACAACTCGATCAACTTCGCCTTCTGCGGCGGCTACGACGCCGGCGCCAACATCAACGGCACCGCCTGGACGAGCCTCGTCGCCGGCTTCCTCTGCCCCTCCGACGGCAACGCCGGTCGCGGCGCCATCCCCCGCGGGACCGGCCCCGGCAACTCCAACAGCTATCGCGGCAGCATCGGCACCACCACCGCCCGCTGGGAGCAGTGGCCCGGCTACTCCAGCTGCCGGCCCGACCCGTTCAACAAGACCGGCGGCCCGCCGAACTGCAACCCGTACTCCACGGGCGTCTTCGTCTACTACGCCGTCAACGGCCTGCGCGACATCACCGACGGCAGCTCGAACACGATCGCCTTCTCCGAGTCGCTCGTCGGCGACCCCGCCGGCGTCTCGGTCGCCCGGCCCAACAACTCCATCACCGGCTCCGGCTCGACCAACCTCGTCCAGGACGCCTCGACGCTGTCGGACCAGATTCTGGCCCAGTCGCTCCAGGCCTGCACGACGGCCTACAAGGCCGGCGCCACCAACGGCAACACCAACATCAGCAACGCCAACGGGTCGCGCTGGGGCTGGGGCGCCACGACGATGACGCTCTTCCACACGATCGTCCCGCCCAACTCGAAGCAGTACCCCTGGAACTCCTGCCGCCCCGACTGCGGCGGCTGCGGCCCGGACGATGCGGCCTACTCGAACGCCCAGAGCAACCACTCGGGCGGCGTCAACGTCCTCATGTCCGACGGCTCGGTCAAGTTCATCAAGGACTCCGTCAACATGCGGACCTGGATGGCCCTCGGCACCAAGGCCGGCGGCGAAGTCGTCGGCTCCGACTCCTACTGA